A genomic region of Desulfosarcina ovata subsp. ovata contains the following coding sequences:
- a CDS encoding argininosuccinate synthase, whose product MAEKINKVVLAYSGGLDTSVILRWLIETYDCEVVTFSADIGQTDSLANVEANAMKTGAVKAYVDDLKEEFVRDYVFPAFRANVIYEGQYLLGTSIARPLIAKRQMEIAAIEGADAVSHGATGKGNDQVRFELGYYAIKPDIKIVAPWREWDLNSRTALMAFAEKHGIKVPTTHAKPYSTDGNLLHISYEGGILEDPWAGPPDDIFELTVSPKDAPDTPETVEITFEAGDPVAINGTVLSPAKLLAELNRLGGKHGIGRVDIVENRFVGMKSRGVYETPGGTILRLAHMGMESITMDREVMHLRDSMIPRYAELIYNGFWFSPEMEILQGMIDSTQKNVSGVVRLELYKGNCILRGRKSDHSLYSEAHATFEDDDVYSQADAEGFIRLNALRLRIRKLMQQKG is encoded by the coding sequence GTGGCAGAAAAAATAAACAAAGTGGTGCTGGCCTATTCCGGCGGCCTGGATACATCGGTGATCTTGAGATGGCTGATCGAGACCTACGACTGCGAGGTAGTGACCTTCTCGGCCGACATCGGGCAGACCGACTCCCTGGCCAACGTGGAAGCCAACGCCATGAAAACCGGCGCTGTCAAGGCTTACGTGGATGACCTGAAAGAGGAGTTCGTGCGGGACTACGTCTTTCCGGCCTTCCGGGCCAACGTGATCTACGAGGGGCAGTATCTGCTGGGCACCTCCATCGCCCGCCCCCTGATCGCCAAACGGCAGATGGAGATCGCCGCTATCGAGGGGGCCGACGCGGTCAGCCATGGCGCCACCGGCAAGGGCAACGACCAGGTGCGCTTCGAGCTGGGCTACTATGCCATCAAACCGGATATCAAGATCGTGGCCCCCTGGCGGGAATGGGACCTCAACTCGCGCACGGCCCTGATGGCGTTTGCCGAAAAGCACGGCATCAAGGTGCCCACCACCCATGCCAAACCGTACAGCACCGATGGCAACCTGCTGCACATCAGTTACGAAGGCGGTATCCTGGAAGATCCCTGGGCCGGCCCGCCGGACGACATCTTTGAACTGACCGTGTCGCCCAAGGACGCGCCGGACACTCCCGAGACCGTTGAAATCACCTTTGAAGCCGGCGACCCGGTGGCCATCAACGGCACCGTGCTCTCCCCGGCCAAGCTGCTGGCCGAACTCAACCGGCTGGGCGGCAAGCACGGCATCGGCCGCGTGGATATCGTGGAAAACCGCTTTGTGGGCATGAAGTCCCGCGGCGTATACGAAACGCCCGGGGGCACCATTTTGCGTCTGGCGCACATGGGTATGGAATCGATCACCATGGACCGGGAGGTGATGCACCTGCGCGATTCCATGATTCCGCGCTACGCCGAACTGATCTACAACGGTTTCTGGTTCTCGCCGGAGATGGAGATCCTGCAGGGGATGATCGACAGCACCCAGAAAAATGTCTCCGGTGTGGTACGCCTGGAACTGTACAAGGGCAACTGCATCCTTCGGGGCCGCAAGTCCGACCACTCCCTTTACAGCGAAGCCCACGCCACCTTCGAGGACGATGACGTATACAGCCAGGCCGACGCCGAGGGCTTTATCCGTCTCAACGCCCTGAGGCTGCGCATCCGCAAACTCATGCAGCAGAAAGGGTAG